The DNA window ACGAAAACACTTCAAAAGCCATCTATCGATGATTTAACAGCAAAAACTATTATTCAGAAACTGATTGATGCTAAAAATCCTCTATTTTATGTAGGGGGAGGAATCATGTTAGCTGATGCAGCCGAAGAATTGAGAGAATTGGTTGATCATTTAAGTATTCCAATAGCCCATTCCTTGATGGGGAAAGGGGCAGTTTCTGATGACCATCCATTGACATTAGGAATGACAGGTTTCTGGGGAACGAAGTTTATTAACGATAAGTGTAAAGAAGCTGATTATATTTTTGCATTAGGAACTCGGTTTGCAGAAGCTGATTCTAGTTCATGGGAGTCGGAATATACCTTTAATTTTCCCCCAACAAAGCTGATTCACATTGATATTGATCCAAGTGAGATCGGACGAAATTATCCAGCTGAAATAGGTGTCGTTGCTGACTTAAAACAAGCCCTAACTGTTCTAAACCGTGTAGCAAAAGAGATGATACCTGAAGGATTATACAATGAAGAATTAAAGAAAGAAATTGCTACTTATCGTAAAGAGTTTAAAGCAAGTAACGAGCCATTTATTCAAGATGATGTATTTCCAATGCAGCCTCAACGAATTTTAGAAGAAGTTCGTCAGGTACTTCCAAAAGATGCGTATATTACGACAGACGTAGGATGGAATAAAAATGGTGTAGGTCAACAATTCCCAATTTATGAAGCTGGCAGTATTTTAACACCTGGAGGATTTGCGACAATGGGATTTGGTGCTCCTGCAGCATTAGGAGCAAAGGTGGCATTACCGGATAAAGTCGTTGTGTCGCTAGTGGGGGATGGCGGATTCGGTCAAAATCCAGCTGTACTTGCCACAGCAGCCGAAGAAAACATTCCAGTTATCTGGATTATTATGAACAACTATGCGTTTGGTACAATTGCCGGACTTCAAAAAGCTCACTTTGGCACCACACTCGGCACATTATTTGAAAGAGACGGCGAAGCCTATTCACCAGATTATGCATCTATTGCTAAAGCCTATGGTGTAGAAGGAATAAAAATTCAATCAGCTCAAGAATTTAAGCCTGCTCTAGAGCAAGCCATTGCATCTAACAAACCAGTTGTCATTGACGTGGCCATGTTAAATAACCCAGTACCAACAGCAGGGCATTGGAACATCATGGATATCTATTCACCAAACAAGAAAGTACACCATGTATCAGTTTAGATCGATATAATTCGGAAATATGGAGGAGGAACCAAGAGGATGACAAGGCAGTTTTCTTTAGCTTACCTTACAGTTCTTGGCTGTGCACCGCCTGAGATGACGTATATTGCTGCACGTTCCGGTTATGATTTCATCAGTTTAAGACCCATTTATATGGGTCTGTCTGGTGAACCTAACTATGCTTTAGCTGAAAACAAGGAAATGATGCGACAAACAAAATCTGCCCTTGCCGATACTGGTGTCAAGCTTCTTGACATTGAACTAGCACGTATTGGCGATGGGATCGATCCGAAAAGCTATCTGCCTGCGATGGAAGTCGCTGCTGAACTCGGCGGACGGCATGTTTTGAGTAGCATCTGGATGGATGATCGTAATTTTGCTATCGAAAGTTTTGCTGAACTATGCGATCTAGCTAAACCATTTGGCTTGACAGTAGAATTAGAATTTGTCCCAATTGCTAGTATTTGTACTCTTAAAGGAGCACTTGATGTTCTTCACACGGCAAAATGTGAAAACTCCGGTCTTATGATAGATGTACATCATTTTCATCGATCAAGAGACAAGGTTGAGGATTTAGATCAAGTACCTCGTGAATGGTTCCGTTATCTCCACCTTTGCAATGCACCTTCAGAAATTCCAACTTCAAAAGAAGAGATGACTCGTATTCTTAGAGAGGAACGCTTATATTTGAATGAAGACGGTATTGACGTTGCAAGTATCGTTAATCGAATCCCTGAGATTCCCTATTCAATTGAGTTGCCGCACACTAAACGTGTTCAAGAATTAGGTTATGAAGAGTTTGCGCGTCGCTGTTTACAGACAGCAAAGGATTATCTCAATAATCATCCGCGTGCGGACTACCTCTCTAGGCAAACCAAGGAAGAAGAGCGATTGCGCTTTCATTCAACAAGATAAATATCATTCACCTATACATAAAGGTGCTGAATCATTTTGAATAGTGTAATTATATACCTCAAGAGATAATGATAAGATTACTAACAAATAATAACTAAAAGTTTTAAAAATAAAATATTAACTACTCAGGAATTTTGCAATTCAGATGTTATGAAAGCTACTCTGGTGCTTAAAATAATAAGGGTATTTCAAATACATTGAAATAAAAAGAGAGATTATAGAGATACTAAACCTTATATCAATGTCATTTAAGCCCTATAAAAGTATGAAATGGTTAAAGTAGCGTAATAACTTTGAATCTGGGTGATAATCAGTTTTGATTATCATCTCTTTTTTATGTTGCACGAGGGAATATATAGAACCTTTGCGACGTCTAAAATATATGCATATGTGTAAACGCTACCATTTTATGTAAGTTATTGATGTAACTTAATCGTAAGATTGTTTAGGAGTGTGTAAATAATGAGAAACCCATATATAAAAACGGCATCAGGAATGTATATTAACTATTTTCTACTAGGCATGGTTAATATCATCTTGGCCTCTAATATGTCTTTTTTGACGAAACAATTAGATACAAACAGTGCTGGTATTAGTTATATTATTTCAGCGTTAGGTATTGGCAGAGTCCTTACCTATGCTATATCCGGTATTTGTTCGGATAAATTTGGAAGAAAGCCACTTGTAATAGTCTCAGCATTCATGATGGTTATATTTCTAATAGGTATACCATTGTCTCCTAGTTATCAAATTGCTTTTATTTTCGCCATTATTGCAGGTATAGCTAATTCAGCCATGGATGCAGGTACGTATCCAGCTCTTATGGAAGTATTTCCTAAAAATTCAGGATCAGCAAATGTATTGGTTAAAGCTTTTATATCCGTAGGCGCAACTATTCTTCCTTTTGTCATTTTCTTTTTTTCCGAGCATGGATTATTTTATGGATTTTCATTTTTTATCCCTGCTTTGATTTATCTTGTGAACATGATTTTCTTATTTACTGTATCGTTTCCTAACCATAGAAATGCACGTAAGGTTCAGGAGAAAGAGAATTCTACGAATAATAAATTTTTGTCTGAACCAAAGTTTTGGCAAGAAGGAGTAGCCCTAATTATCATAGGCTTTACATCAAGTGGATTATATGCTCTTCCACAAATATGGTTGCCTACTTATGGTGAAGAAGTTTTAAATATGGCAGCTGGTGGTTCGGTAAAATTACTAAGTTATTACAGTATTGGCGGGCTGATTTCCGTTTTATTATTGACAGGATTACTAAAGAGAATCGTACGACCTGTAACCATTCTTTTAGTGTATCCAATTATTACGTTACTTTCATTATTAGTTTTATTAACTGTCAAGTCACCAAGCATAGGAATAGCCAATTCATTTTTATTAGGATTTTCAACTGCAGGAGTATTTCAGTTAACCTTAACTGTAATGGCAGAATTCTTTTGGAAGAATAAAGGTACTATAACAGGGATCGTATCCACTGCAGGCGGTGTATCAGCTATCGTTATTCCTCTTGTTACGGGCCTAATAGCGAGCCATACTACCATTTCTAAAATATTCGTATTTGACGCGGTAATTGCTGTAATTGGTATATTGTCGGCAGGCTTTGTCTGTTACAGATATAGCAAAGTAATAAATAAAAAGAACAAAAAAAATTATGATCATTTGGCTTCATAATTTATAATAAATTATTAATTCTAATTTTTTGAATATAAACAACGTTTTTTATAAGAATCTCCAATTAACAAGATTATTTTTACACAAAAAGGATGAGTATATTTGATTCTTTATCTCATTGTTACCCTATTTCTTATCTATCAGATTAGTATTCGAGGAAATACAGTTCTTGTAACCCTATATGCTTTGGACCTTCATGCAAGCGCTGTCTATTTAGGAGGGATTGTAGCAGCAACCTCCTTGTTCCCAATGCTTTTTGCAGCTTATGCCGGCAGATTTTCTGATCGTATTGGCTATCGTCTTCCCTTGGGTATCGGTGCGATAGGAACAGGTATAGCGCTGCTATTGCCTTATATGTTTACAAACCAATTATTAATATTGGTGATATCTCAATCTTTACTTGGGTTGTTTCAGATATTTACAATTGTTTCTATGCAAAATTTAATCGGTGCCTTGAGCAATAAAGAAAATCGTTCATATTATTTTTCCACTTTTAGTTTGGGAGTTGCCATTTCTAATTTTTTAGGACCTTTAATTACAGGCCTGTCAATTGATCATTTGCATTTTGATCTGACGTACTTAATATTAGCCTTATTTTCTATATTTCCCGGGTTTTTCTTTTTATTTAATTGGATCAAACTGCCAAAAGCAATTATTAAAGTGAAAGAACAAGAAAATAAGTTTGTTGAGTTATTAGTTAAACGATCTTTAAGAAAGACCTTTATTATAAGTGGAATCATTTTGACGGGTGTGGGAATGTATGAGTTTTATTTTCCTGTGTATGCAAAGCATATTGGACTTTCGGCTTCTATCATTGGAATCATCTTGAGCTCTAATGCTATTGCCTATATTCTTTCACGCTTGCTGATGCAGCCACTAGTAAGCAAATTTAAAGAAGAGACTGTTCTTGGAGCATGTCTGTCCATATCGGCAGTCGCTTTCTTTTTACTTCCTTTATTTAGTGATTATATTTTTTTGATGATTATCTCTTTCATTATGGGGTTAGGATTAGGCTGTTGTCAGCCATTATCTATTGTAATGGCTTATAGCCATTCACCTAAAGGACGGACTGGAGAAGTTCTGGGGATCAGACTGACCGTGAATAAATGTGTCCAATTTTTGGTTCCAATTGTATTTGGTTATTTTGGATCTATACTCGGGTTCTTTCCCGTATTCTGGTCAAATGCAATCTTACTTCTATATAGTGGATACTCTCTATTTGAGAAGACCCCTTCTCAAAACTCAAATTCGTTAAATAATTGATGGTCTAAAAAATAGAAGTTATAAAGTAGAAAGGAATTGTTGATAAAAACAAGATAGCTATTGAAATTTCCACATCAGGAGTAGGAGACTTACTAAATCGTTGAAAAGCTTTAATTATTTGTAATGGTTTTGGGAGATATGGATAGAAAAGAAGAAGGATGGCCAATAACCATCCAGTAATAACTAAAATGGAAAAGACCATTTTAACGTTTTGAATTTGGCTTCAGTCCTGGCAACTCAAATAGAATAATCGGAGTTAGTATTAAAGGAATACTTACTACAGAAAGCCATTTTATTATTCTTCACCTCATTTTGGTACACTTCCCCCTCACGTTCTCTTGATATTACAATGAAAATCCACTTCAACTTCAGGAAAGATATCATTTTGTCTACTTTTACTTCCTTCCACTTTCCGGGTTATTTTCATTCAAAAAACTCCAAATATAAAAATATCTATTTTCATATTTTCTTGAGTAGAAATGATGTCTGAGTGAGAGATATCAATCGCTCACTCAAAGACTATGCATTTGTTTCATTAATATGTATCGATTAGGAGAAGAGTATTACATTATATTAAGTCAACAAATGACTCATGGAGAGTCGATGAAATCTATATTAAGGTAAAAGATAAATGGATAAACTTAAATCGCGCAATCGATTTAGAAGAGGATATTTTTGATTTTTATCTAAGTGAATGAAGAAATAAACAAACAGCCAAGCGCTTTTTTTAAAAAACTTTAGCAGTTCTTCATTCTAAAACATCACGTGCCGTTACGGTTGATAAAAATCTATGGTATTCTCAAGAAAACACGTGACGTCTGAAAGCGATAAAATGAGACAAATAAGGTGTATTAGTAATATAGAATATAGTGGAACAAGACTAGCTTTCATTAATAAACGTGTAAGTTCTATGTTAGGGTTTAAGTCATGTCAAACAGTTATTTCTATATTGAGGGGAATAAAGCTATGCATGTGATCAAAAAAAAGACTTCACCTTAAGGTGAAGTCTACCCAAAATAAAGTTGAATTTATACATAGTTTGTTTAGAATTGCATCATAATTTAGAATAGAATATATAGGTTCTATGTCTCTATTAAACATTATTTGCAACAGAACCCTTATTAGGAATGGTTAATTTGAAAATTATTTATTAAAACTAGCTGCTACTGCTGCACGAATACCTAGTAAGTAACTTTCTTCGCCGAATCCTGAAATTTGTCCAGTCGCAATTTCTGCAAAAACTGATTTGTGACGGAAATCCTCACGTGCATGGATATTCGACATATGAATTTCTATAACTGGTACCGTTAAAATGGCTAAAGCATCACGAATTGCATAGCTGTAGTGTGTCCAAGCACCTGCATTTAGGACTACACCATCTACACCTGTTAAAAAGGCTTCATGAATTTTTTCAACCATTTCACCTTCATGATTTGTTTGGAACGTC is part of the Priestia aryabhattai genome and encodes:
- a CDS encoding MFS transporter, whose product is MILYLIVTLFLIYQISIRGNTVLVTLYALDLHASAVYLGGIVAATSLFPMLFAAYAGRFSDRIGYRLPLGIGAIGTGIALLLPYMFTNQLLILVISQSLLGLFQIFTIVSMQNLIGALSNKENRSYYFSTFSLGVAISNFLGPLITGLSIDHLHFDLTYLILALFSIFPGFFFLFNWIKLPKAIIKVKEQENKFVELLVKRSLRKTFIISGIILTGVGMYEFYFPVYAKHIGLSASIIGIILSSNAIAYILSRLLMQPLVSKFKEETVLGACLSISAVAFFLLPLFSDYIFLMIISFIMGLGLGCCQPLSIVMAYSHSPKGRTGEVLGIRLTVNKCVQFLVPIVFGYFGSILGFFPVFWSNAILLLYSGYSLFEKTPSQNSNSLNN
- a CDS encoding MFS transporter: MRNPYIKTASGMYINYFLLGMVNIILASNMSFLTKQLDTNSAGISYIISALGIGRVLTYAISGICSDKFGRKPLVIVSAFMMVIFLIGIPLSPSYQIAFIFAIIAGIANSAMDAGTYPALMEVFPKNSGSANVLVKAFISVGATILPFVIFFFSEHGLFYGFSFFIPALIYLVNMIFLFTVSFPNHRNARKVQEKENSTNNKFLSEPKFWQEGVALIIIGFTSSGLYALPQIWLPTYGEEVLNMAAGGSVKLLSYYSIGGLISVLLLTGLLKRIVRPVTILLVYPIITLLSLLVLLTVKSPSIGIANSFLLGFSTAGVFQLTLTVMAEFFWKNKGTITGIVSTAGGVSAIVIPLVTGLIASHTTISKIFVFDAVIAVIGILSAGFVCYRYSKVINKKNKKNYDHLAS
- a CDS encoding sugar phosphate isomerase/epimerase family protein — translated: MTRQFSLAYLTVLGCAPPEMTYIAARSGYDFISLRPIYMGLSGEPNYALAENKEMMRQTKSALADTGVKLLDIELARIGDGIDPKSYLPAMEVAAELGGRHVLSSIWMDDRNFAIESFAELCDLAKPFGLTVELEFVPIASICTLKGALDVLHTAKCENSGLMIDVHHFHRSRDKVEDLDQVPREWFRYLHLCNAPSEIPTSKEEMTRILREERLYLNEDGIDVASIVNRIPEIPYSIELPHTKRVQELGYEEFARRCLQTAKDYLNNHPRADYLSRQTKEEERLRFHSTR
- the aroQ gene encoding type II 3-dehydroquinate dehydratase; its protein translation is MTKILMLHGVNHNMFGKRDPKQYGTITLDEINSNIAHLAEELKIEVETFQTNHEGEMVEKIHEAFLTGVDGVVLNAGAWTHYSYAIRDALAILTVPVIEIHMSNIHAREDFRHKSVFAEIATGQISGFGEESYLLGIRAAVAASFNK
- a CDS encoding DDE-type integrase/transposase/recombinase, whose translation is MKSTNDSWRVDEIYIKVKDKWINLNRAIDLEEDIFDFYLSE
- a CDS encoding thiamine pyrophosphate-binding protein gives rise to the protein MKDLISHQLVKYLEDRGVEHIFGLCGHTNIAVLTALEKSTIKFINVRHEQISAHAADGYARVTKKASVVLSHLGPGLTNAATGVANAALDSIPMVVIAGDVPTHYYGKHPHQEVNLHADASQYEIYRPFVKRAWRVDRPDLFPEIIEKAFLLAESGNPGPVLVSVPMDIFSKEVDVSLFERLKHNTKTLQKPSIDDLTAKTIIQKLIDAKNPLFYVGGGIMLADAAEELRELVDHLSIPIAHSLMGKGAVSDDHPLTLGMTGFWGTKFINDKCKEADYIFALGTRFAEADSSSWESEYTFNFPPTKLIHIDIDPSEIGRNYPAEIGVVADLKQALTVLNRVAKEMIPEGLYNEELKKEIATYRKEFKASNEPFIQDDVFPMQPQRILEEVRQVLPKDAYITTDVGWNKNGVGQQFPIYEAGSILTPGGFATMGFGAPAALGAKVALPDKVVVSLVGDGGFGQNPAVLATAAEENIPVIWIIMNNYAFGTIAGLQKAHFGTTLGTLFERDGEAYSPDYASIAKAYGVEGIKIQSAQEFKPALEQAIASNKPVVIDVAMLNNPVPTAGHWNIMDIYSPNKKVHHVSV